The following are encoded together in the Lathyrus oleraceus cultivar Zhongwan6 chromosome 3, CAAS_Psat_ZW6_1.0, whole genome shotgun sequence genome:
- the LOC127127695 gene encoding protein SULFUR DEFICIENCY-INDUCED 1 — MEGVSVVKKSSKGKKDDLYHVIHKVPFGDSPYVKAKHAQLVDKDPETAIVYFWKAINVGDKVDSALKDMAVVMKQLDRTEEAIEAIKSFRGLCSKHSQESLDNVLLDLYKKCGRVEEQIDLLKRKLRLIYQGEAFNGRTTKTARSHGKKFQVSIKQETARLLGNLGWAYMQKTNYMMAEVVFKKAQMIDADANKALNLALCLMRQSRYEEAYLVLEQVLQGKLQGSDEIKSQNRAEELLIELNANLPQPKFMDDLGLDDDIVKGIDGLLNVWSPIRSRRLPIFEEISSFRDQLAC; from the exons ATGGAAGGAGTTAGTGTCGTGAAGAAAAGTTCCAAAGGAAAGAAAGATGATCTTTATCATGTTATCCACAAGGTTCCTTTTGGTGATAGTCCCTATGTCAAAGCCAAACATGCTCAG TTGGTGGATAAAGATCCTGAAACAGCTATAGTGTACTTTTGGAAGGCGATTAATGTCGGAGATAAAGTGGATAGTGCTCTGAAGGATATGGCTGTTGTGATGAAGCAATTAGATAGAACTGAAGAAGCTATTGAGGCCATCAAATCTTTTAGAGGTCTTTGCTCCAAACATTCTCAAGAATCTCTTGATAATGTTCTTCTGGATCTTTACAAG AAATGTGGAAGAGTAGAAGAGCAAATTGACTTATTGAAAAGAAAGTTAAGACTTATCTACCAAGGGGAGGCCTTTAATGGAAGGACTACAAAGACCGCCCGTTCTCATGGCAAGAAATTCCAAGTTTCCATCAAGCAAGAAACTGCTAGATTACTG GGAAACTTAGGCTGGGCCTACATGCAAAAGACAAACTACATGATGGCCGAGGTAGTTTTCAAGAAAGCCCAAATGATAGATGCTGATGCTAACAAGGCTCTGAACTTGGCCTTATGCTTAATGAGACAATCACGTTATGAAGAAGCCTATTTAGTTCTTGAACAAGTTTTGCAAGGAAAGCTTCAAGGTTCTGATGAAATCAAGTCTCAAAATAGAGCTGAGGAATTGCTTATAGAGTTGAATGCAAACTTGCCACAACCTAAATTTATGGATGATTTAGGTCTTGATGATGATATTGTGAAGGGAATTGATGGGTTGCTTAATGTGTGGAGTCCTATTAGATCAAGAAGACTTCCCATATTTGAGGAAATATCTTCTTTTAGGGATCAATTGGCATGTtaa